The Panthera leo isolate Ple1 chromosome D1, P.leo_Ple1_pat1.1, whole genome shotgun sequence region tataTCAGTTCCCGTGAATTTTATCAGCATCTAAGGACAGCAGTGACTTAAGCTGTTATTCTGTGGAAAGGTAAGGAAGAGGAATCTGGGTGGACTTTTTTCTGTGATGgctgctttcctttctcctgggCCAGCCCCAAGAGAGCAGTGCTCTCAGAAATCTCACCCTGCCCCCAGTCCTTCTTGTAAACACTGAGAGAGGTCTGTAGAGCAGAGCATGTACATGAGTGCAAATCtttagttattaattttaaatttttgatggaTCCTTCTATCAGTAACCATAGAACCTAAGAGCATCTGTCACAGGTAGGCTAGCACTCTCATCCCATCTCTTTGCctatcttttattatatttggcGTTAGATAGCTGCCTTGTGAGCTCAGCTCTCTAATGAGtttaataaaaagcataaaattgCAGAAAGCCTGGTTATTTTTTGTAAGGATGGTACTAATGCTGATTCCAGATTGATGCATTCTAGGTCAGTGCTCAAAATTCACTTCTTGATAATGTAGGACATCTTTAAGAATAATCAAAACTTGGCATTACCTTCCTTAGTAATTCTACATGGTCACCAATACAGAAAGAACAATAAATCCTTCAAGAAATCCTTCAATAAAGCCTTCAAGAAGTCTCACGCAACATTGCTTTCAACAATTATTCTCAATTATAATGATATTGAAAAGacatattcattcatattcattcatctgttaatgaaTATATTAAGTCaacaaagtatttattgagttccaACTCAATAAGACACAACTCAGCCTCTGCGTTAGATTCTGATTATACACAGAAGAACAAAAGAGATATGGTTTCTGCATGAGTACATTTTGGTTGGATGGGGGAGAGACATCAAACTCACagagaaatatataattacaGATTTTAATATGTATTCTGAAATATAGACCAATGTACACAGAGAGGGCATAAGAAAGGAAGCTGATGTTAAATAGGGCTGGAGAAACACTTCCAGAATGGTAGAGAGAGGGCCTCTGAAAATCTGCCCCTtcataaaagcaaagacaacacaGGCAAGAGGTTTCCCCAAACTTTCAAAGCTCTAGAAATAAACCAAAGGCTTGCAACAATCCAAAGCGTGTGTACTCAAGAAGAATGGCTGAGTCTAGATAATAATAGCGAGCTTTCTGGCATCTTCACTGCCCTACTTCCCGATTCTGTGTTAGCTTTGAAAACCAGCAGAACCACAGGAGCTGAGAAAAACGTCAGCCTGACAGCAACTGGAGAAAGAAGAATGTGTCTGGAGTCCCTTAAATGGCCCCAAACCCCAAGAAATGTCACTATTAAATTACAGTGGCCCCCAAACTCAAGAAACGTCACTATTCCACCTGTCTGGCAGCTTTCTAGAAAAGCTccattcacaatttttttttaaaaattttttaacgttttatttatttttgagacagggagagacagagcatgaacaggggagggtcagagagaggaagacacagaatccgaaacaggctccaggctccgagctgtcagcacagagcccgacgcggggctcgaactcagggaccgcgagatcatgacctgagccgaggtcgggcacttaaccgactgagccacccaggcgcccctccattcccaattttaatctttatttcaccTGACACAGTTCACCCTGTAAGAAAAGCCTTATTCCTAGAGCGTTTGTAAAAACATTGAGAAGCGATTGTTCACCAATATAATTTCCTAAGATGGCAGCACCGTTTGAGGCCAAGCAATCACCTGACCATACTCTTAAAGCAGATTTTtagggaggggggcctgggtggctcaattggttaagagtctgactttggctcagtcatgatcttgtagttcatgcgttccagccccacaccgggctctctgctgtcagcactgagccggcttcagatcctgtctccctctctctctgcccctcccccacttgcaccctctcaaaaataaacattaaaaaagaatagtgatTTTTGGGGAAATGAGAAATCCATAGTGGGCTTTGAAATACTCCAGTATATGTGTGGGGATCACAAAATATCGTGTACATGTGCAAGACTGTTTGCAGGCACAGAAAGACCTGAGAAAGACATAATCTTTCACTGGAGATTCTGCACAGGAAGAAGTGCAAATTAAGGCAGATTTTTAAATCACCAGAGCATTGAAAAGATGCTCCAACACAAACATACAGAACCCCTGTTCGAGGCTTGGAAGAATTAATGGAAAAATCTGTCCAATCATTAGTTGACCACTCAGCTAAGTGAGGAGAAACTCCAGTGGCTATGCACAACAAAAAGTACAGAATTAACATAAGCAATCTAGGAAaatcactaaacaaacaaacagcattaCCAAAAACAGTAAGTCCTAGAGGGTGGCAGTGGGGAGACCTGATTTTGAGAACATTCTACATTTTAGTACTTAAAATGCCCATactttaatagcaaaaaaaaaaaaaaatgtatcacacAAAGAAGGAAGCATGACTAATACCAAGGTTGGACTTaatagaaaaagatttaaatcagATATTATAAATGTggacaaagaactaaaggaaaccacgttaaaagaattaaaaaagtatGAGAACAATGTCTCACCAAATAGGGAGTATCAATACAGatatagaaattacttttaataacaCAAATAGAAATTCTTGAgttgaaaagaaagataaataaactataaagttCAATAAATGGATCAGCAGCAGATGGgaactggcagaaaaaaaaagatcagtaaaCTTTAAGACAGATCAGTTGAGCACTCCaacttgaaaaacagaaattttttaaaacatttttttcttaagtttatttatttttgagagagagacagacagagtatgagcgggacgggcatagagagaaagagacacagaatctgaagcaggctccaggctctgagccatcagcacagagcccagtgcgggcttgaacccacagaccgcaagatcatgacctgagccaaagccagacgcccAAGCAATagagccacacaagcacccccagaaattttttttaatgaagaaaaaataaacagtccCAAAGAACAGTGGGATACTGCAAGTGTACCAACATACGCCAACTGAGACACTCAAAAGGAGAGACAggagcagaaagaatatttgaaaaaacaatgaGCCAAAACTCCCCAAATCTGTGGAAAGGAATGGACGTACATATAGATCCAGAATTTTTGACATAGTGAGACTCAAAATTTTAGCAGATTTGTATATTAACACATTCATAGCATTACACACAAATAAGTTATTAATACTATTGTAATTCTTGGtgcttaaattttaaatatcaaatgttatatttttatttaagtgaataaaaatatgcCTTGTCatcgttttctttttcctgtattgtTATGTGTTTTCTCTATTAAACCaccataaaaatgtattatttttagatAGGACTCATTAATATGGAAATTTGGCTAGGAAAATAAATGCCCATGTGAAGGTATATATTTTCAtagaaacaagaacaaacaaagaATTGATAATACTTCTACATTCAAGGAACTTTGGAAGTATTTTCATACAGTTtacttttttcaaatataaaacatactgCTTTTTCATGTGtagaaagataaagtaaaaataatttttaaaaaccaagcatatatatacatgtacacacacacacacacccatatttCCATTAAGTGAACTATTTATGTTAAGAATGTGTTCTGAGACAccaaaataattgctttaaattctaCTATGCCAATAGACTTATCTCATGAATGTCTTAAATAATTTCTCCTTCTGTGGGTGTGTGGATTTCATGAGTTTCTCATGAATTATTTATGTGTATGCCTGTGCTTATACATACATGTGAGTATACATGTTCATGTGGGAGTGTGGATGAATATGCTTATTAAGAagaatttttaggggtgcctggtggttaagtgtctgactcttgacttcaggtcaggtcatgatctcacagtctgtaagttcgagccctgcattgggctctgcactgacagtgtggaacctgcttgggattctctctctccctctctctctgccccttcccagcttgctctctctctctctctctctctcaaaataaatttttaaaaaagaaaaaaaaagaagaatttttaaaataataacatttattggtAATTCTTCTTAACCTATTCTTAGGTAtcatattttttaagactttggcTTTGTAAACTCAATCAATAGCTTGGAAAATTACTATAACAAATTAGAAATTTGTGGGCTGGACAAGCATTTTCTCTAAATAGATCTGAGGTGGATGAAAGTGCCTTATTGTTgattctttataattaaaatatgaatccTATAGAAGACTTTGCCTTCCCTATGGCCTTTTTAAAGGCACTCTTGACCTCTTTGTTCCTCAAGCTGTAGACCACAGGATTTAGCATGGGGATGACCATGGTATAGAACACGGATGCCACTTTGTCTGTGTCCATGGAATGGTTGGCGCTGGGCTGTAAGTACATGAAGGTGCCGGTCCCGTAGAAGATGGACACTGTGGTGAGGTGGGAGGCGCAGGTGGAAAAGGCCTTCTGGCGTCCTTCAGATGAGCGCATCCTCAGAACAGTGATAAATATAAACAGGTAGGAGATCAAGATgaccaaaacagaaaagagattaTTCATGcccaccaccaaaaaaataaCCATCTCACTGATGTAGTTGTCTGAACATGAGAGAGCCAGAAGAGGAGGAGCATCACAGAAAAAGTGATCAACTACCCTGGCTCTACAGAAGGAGAGCCTGAAAATATTCCCAGTGTGGATGGACGCATTCAGGAAACCACAAATGTAGCAGCCCATGACCAGACTAGCACACATAGCTGTCGTCATGGTGGTGGTGTAATGCAGGGGTCTGCACACTGCTacgtagcggtcataggccattgaGGCCAAGAGGAAACTTTCTACAGTGATAAAGgctacaaagaaaaagaactgggTGACACAAGCATCATAGGAGATGACCCCGTCTCCTGTAAGTGATCCAGCCATGACCTTGGGAGTGATAGCAGTAGAGTAACCAAAGTCCACCAGAGACAGGTGACTGAGGAAAAGGTACATGGGAGTGTGGAGACGAGAGTCCAAGAGAATCAGCACCATCATCCCCAGGTTCCCCATCAGAGTGACAAGATAAATGAGGGCGAAGATTAAGAAGAGAGGAATCTGCAGTTTTGGGTCATTGGTTAACCCCACAAGAATGAACTCAGTCACCTCAGTGCTGTTCTCCATGGGGATCAGTTGGGAATTATATGGCTGCCCTGTAGCAAGGAGAAAAATCGAATCAGAATTATAAATGGAGAGGACTCCGATGAAATCAGTCAGCATGTTCACTCTGTGCCTTATTTCAGTATTGCAAGAACTTGCTTCCAAGACTCTCTAAAACTAAAGCATGGTTGTGACAACaaaatgcaatctttttttttttcaattttttaacatttatttttgagagagagagagcgagcgcgtgcgcgcgcgcacgcgcgcgcatgagcgggggaggggcagagagagcgagggagacacagaatcagaagcaggctccaggctctgagctgtcagcacagagccctatgtggggctcgaacccacaaaccgtgacatcatgacctgagctgaaatcagtcgcttaaccaactgagccacccaggcgcccccaaaatgcaATCTTAAATTATTATACAAGATGTCAGAGAAAGGATTTGGAGATAACGCATCCCAATCTCTTCATAGAGAACTGAATTaaggtaaaaagaagaaaagaaagggcataTACAATGCCACCGGATTTATTGCTAAATGGAACAACACAGACTCCCAAGTCAAAGcttacaaaacaaacacaaattattCTTTGTATTAAACTAGAATAGCTTAAGAAAATTAATGTGAAATTGAGTTAATTTTacttcaaataactttttttgtCTTGTCCATTGGGTCAAGAACACTGTGATATGATAGTAAAAGATAGTTCAATAAAACATACCCTTAGTCGAAAATGGTCTTCGTACAGTATAGTACACATTATGTATAATTCACCACGTGGTGGAAAGAGAGTCAAAACTTATGTACAAGGAATTAAAAAcatctaggagcacctgggtggctcaatcggttgagtgtccaattcttgattttggcttaggtcatgatctcgtggtagTGAGATCAAGcaccgcatcaagctctgtgctgggcatagagcctacttaagattttctctccctcagcccctttcctgctcacacttgctctctctctctctgtctctaaaataaataaataaataaataaatagcattaaaaacatctagaaaataagtttttaactTTCGTTacattaataatgtttttaacttttgtgttCAGATATCCCTGATATGGGGCCATGTTAAGACCATGCTAAAAGGTTGCAAATCCCACCTCTACCATGTGGAGAATTTACGAACTTGGATAGTGGATATTCGTTATCAAAATGGGCTGATAATGCAAAATGGAACAATGTAAGTTGTTAGATGTTCTGATTTGGACAGAGTGCTTGATCTTATGTCTGTATGGAGAGGTAGATAATATAATATGGGGCTTACACAGAAGGGTGAAATCAAAAGCTTGATATAATTACTTAGGTCATTTGTTTTCCTCCCAAACTCCTTCCATTCTCCTGTCATATACCCACCTCCAATTTTTCATGCCAAGATATCTCTCTATTTACGAGTGGCCATTCCAGCTGTTCCAGTAAGAATCTACTTATTTCCTGAGTCACCTTGAGTATTAACTAATGTGTCCAGgtcttagtttccccatctataaaatagggctAATATTGTCTGCCACttaataagcattcaataaatgtagcCATTCTTGGAAAATTCAAGGTGTAGgtgaattttccttttgttcccttCTCACCACCTGAAAACGCTTGGAGGCAGCCATCACCAATAAGAACAATACAAATCTTGATACATTGTCACCTTTATGAACTGTGAAAGTGCATTCTGAAGCCCACATAAAATCTAATACTTGAATCTCCGCTTATTTTTCTAAATCCAGAATCCTTCCAAAATGGAGTCTGAAAATTTCACCCATTCAAAAATTTCAGCGAAAGAGTTTAGAGATGAAAAATCCTTAAGAGATTAATTCTTATTGCAGCAATTAGATATTTGATCCAGTGATacattttattcaataatttttgtTGAATGGCTTCTGTAAGCAAGAGACTGTcaaaaatactggaaataaatgtgaaaatagcaatttctattttggaaagtgaggcagatataaaataaaatgaatagggGAAAATATATAGGTGTGGAATCAAAAAAAATGGAGTAGAGGATAGGTAAAGTTAGAAATAGGTGGgtacaattttaaatatgatgGTCTGAGAGATCCTCACCCATAAAATGATATCTTTGAGCAAATACATTGAAGGAAGCGGGGGAGCAAGTCCTGAGTATATTTGGGGAAAAAGCATTAACATTTGCTGTTGCAAATACATGTATGAAGAATTGAACATGCCAAGATTGTTCCAGGGGCAGCAACAAAACCAATAAGGTTGCAGTGGGAAGGAAATTTGGGGTGAGAGAAGAACAGTGGGGAGGAGCCATAATGACCTCATACAATGCATTAAGttattaagcttttattttgagtgagattgGAAAACATTACAGGATTTAGAGAAACGGGAGGCATAATCTGACTTCTTTTTTGAAAAGGTCACTCTAGTAGACCTGTTGGTAATTGAATTTAGCAGGATAAGGATGAAAGGTGCTGGAAAAATTAGGAGGCCATTGTAATATCATAGGTAAAAGATGATGATTTGTCTGGACCAAGATGGTAGTGAAAGAGATAATGAGAAATTATCCACTTTGGCCTATATTTCAAAAGTACAGCTGACTGAATTTCCTGATAAATTGAGAAAGGgacatgagagaaagagaggggtcaACGTTGACTCCCAAGTTTTGTATAGTGATACACAAAATTGGGTAAAGGAAACTCATGTTTGGGGAAAGAGGGAAATAGATAATTTCATTGAGTCTGAAATACCTTTTGGCCATCCAAGTAGAGTGTTGCATAAATAATTGGATATGTAATCCGAGCTTAGAGGAGGGACTGGCTGTCTCAGATTATATTAATTTGAACGATGCTGGTAATCTTTAATGGTTCAACACGCAGATGTTAAGTGCACACCATCAAAGAAAAGAGTCTAGACAGACAGAAATTAGAGTGTTATAATGTTTACAAGGTTGAAAAGATTGTGAGATTCAGTGGTAAAGGGGATATGGGAGAGAAAACAACTGCCCCGGGACACTGGTTTTGGTCAGACCAAGTAGGCAAGGAGACTTTCAGGAGAGAGGTTAAGAATGTATTGAGTTGTGTTGAAGACTGACTATAAATGCCAGAGGGCACagtgtaatgatttcaggagttggGCAGGAGTGGGAGCCAAGGGGATATGCAGAGATGTATGGACATTATTTTGTAGGAATTGAGGGTTTATATGACAATCCTCAGCTTTGTGATGAGTGACATggctaaataaaataatgagattcGTCCAATGGTTCCCAAGGTAGGGAAGGGGttgggaagactttttttttaagcttatttgtttattttgagagagacagagagcaggtgcaagtagggaaggaacagagagaggtgagagagaatcccaagcagactccacactgtcagcatgagcccgatgcagggctcaatcccatgacctgagctgaaaccaaagttggacactcaacccactaagccacccaggcacccccaaaaaggtGATTTTGACAGGTCAGAGTCAAGACAGGCAGAGTTCACTCCCGCTACTAATGGGAGTGACAGGGCCACTTATACAGAGCAGGGTAACAGGATATCTTcttggttccttaaaaaactgctcacttgggggcacctgggtggctcagtcagttgagcatctgacttcagctcaggtcatgatctcgtggtccatgagttccagccccacaccaggctcactgctgtcagtgaagagcccacttcagatcctctgtccccctctctctctctccccctcccccacttgtagtctctcaaaaataaataaaacattaaaaaaaaaccactcactTGAATCATTAGCGCAGATACAGATTTTCCAAATTCTGGAAAAACAACAGTGTGCTAAGGAatcatttcaaaactttttacTAACGTTCTTTTCTACATGTGAAATCTTAGGTTTTAATCCAACAtctttctggaggaaaaagaaagctaaaCCTGGTTGTATTGTATTGGAAAGAAATTAAGAGCTACAATGCTTCTTTGAGGCGTTTGTTGACCTATTGTCATTCTTTGCTCCACAGATGGAAACTTCTGATGGAATGGATCATTATATAGCTGGTGCTCAGTACAAACTGAAAGAATGCAATCATCCTGACAAAGCGTCCCACCCCCAATATAAAATCTCATGTAGTCTTTAAAGAATAACACAAGTTCCAAAGCTTCGCTGAAGTGttccccagctccttcctcttcAGACACGACTATGTCACTATGATCAGAATTCATTACTTTGttaccctaaaaatatttttatttttatcataatttatcattttgtatAAGTGGAAGTCATGATTCATAATGACTTACACTGTTACAGATATGGTTTATCGATCATCTGCTATGTTCCCATCACCAAGTGCTACTTTTTACCTCACTTAATGCTCACACATCATGGAGAGATTATCCCCACTCCACAGGCGTGGAAGCTGAAGAATTCTAACATCCAGTTATTTGCTTGCAGCTGGAGAAAGTTAGCAGGGCTGGGACTTGGACCCAAGTTATTCTGAATCAAAATTTTAGCTCTTTATCATGATGAgatagtcttttaattttttaacacttaaccCAAACTGGGCACAGAGTGACACATTGAGTTGACTGGCTGATGACTGGCTGGTTGAGTGATTAAGTCTATCATTGGAAGTCAATGGGGATCATTAAAAAGCACAAACTTGGGAATCAAATATATCTACCAGTTTGTGTGAACTTTGGGCAAATACCCTGCCTTTCCGGATCTTAACTGAATAacaagaaatggacccacaaatgtttGCGACCTACTTCAACCCCTCAAGAGCTCACATCACTAAGAAGGAGCGTGACTCTTTACTAGTACCAACCAATAAGCCACATGGAGTGCTGGATgctattcattccttcattctctATACAAGCCCATATGGTGCACCAGGGTGTGTGCTAATTTCCAGGCTTCCAGTGATGAACAAGACACATTCCCTGACCTCAGGATACCTAGTGCTCTGAGACACATATATAAACTGATGAATATGATGGGCtgttctctttctccaccccaaGAAGGAGcactgttttctcatttgctcAGAACTCTGTGATGGTGGCTGACCTTGTTTACACTACAGTCATCAGTCAATCCATGTAACAGTTAACACACTGAGTGACCAACACCAGAAAAGTCTTTAGTGGCAGAATTAGAATTTGAGATTAGATCTATTTATGTCCATAATATGTCTTGCGTGATTTTACACATCTCCGTTTTGGTGGATTTTGTGGCTGGAAATAACCCtgatttttccttcattattatcctacattcattctctttctcttcttagatATCATATGAGCTCCCAGAAgacaataacattttatattgatACTCATTTGATCCTCTTAACAACTCTGAAATTAGTCGAAGTAACTAATATTATATTTCCTGAAAGAGAAAACTaagattaaaatactttaaataatgtGTTCAAAGTTGAACAAGCTTATGATTAGTCTTCTTGTCACATGATAAATATACGTGTTCAATAGGACCTCTGTAGTGTTTAGACATATAATCCCTGATTGTGCGAAGCAGATACAAGAAATATTCGCAACATTCAAGCCCAAGCTCTGaataaatcaaaggagaaatcactTCCTTGATGCATTTTCCTGTTTACTTCTATGCATGCAAATTTGTGCAGACAGTAGATTTGATCTAGTAGATTTATAGGTTTACCTTATTCCCTGAACATGCGAGTCCGGAGCCTTCGTATGTGAGTGGATCTCAAATCAGAAACTCGGGCTGAGTGAACACCTTcttgcaatatttttctttaatgtttggccaaaatgtttaaatttgtcTACAGGCAGGGAGAACCAGTGAAGACAAAAATGCTACTGGCCTTGGAATAAGCTGGCAAGAATTCTAGTTCTGGATCTGATGCTCACACTTCTTAGATAaataaatcacttaacctctttgagctttGATATCTTCACTTATTACATGGTGGTAGCCCAAATGCCATTCTCCCTGAAGACTTCTGCtatgataagaaaataagacaatcTCCAAAATGCCTTATACTTTTAAGGGGTGATCATCACAATCACAGAGAACATCATTATTATCTGGGTTTGTTTTCCCTGGATGTTGCCACATGCTGTTAGTAAGACCAGTCCGGGGCAAGGTCACTGTTGCTGCTAGACATCTATCAAGAAATCagatgaagaggggcgcctgggtggctcagtcggttgagcggccgacttcggctcaggtcatgatctcacggtccgtgagtttgagccccacgtcgggctctgtgctgacagctcagagcctggagcctgtttcagattctgtgtctccctctctctctgaccctcccctgctcatgctctgtctctctctgtctcaaaaataaataagcgttaaaaaaattaaaaaaaaaaaagaaatcagatgaagaaatgaagggcCAAAGTAAGTCTGGATCTGGGGCTGCTCCTTCTGAAACGAAGCCAGATGGAGTCATGTGGGAACTTGAAAGTTTAAATAATGAG contains the following coding sequences:
- the LOC122200061 gene encoding olfactory receptor 5B12-like, with amino-acid sequence MENSTEVTEFILVGLTNDPKLQIPLFLIFALIYLVTLMGNLGMMVLILLDSRLHTPMYLFLSHLSLVDFGYSTAITPKVMAGSLTGDGVISYDACVTQFFFFVAFITVESFLLASMAYDRYVAVCRPLHYTTTMTTAMCASLVMGCYICGFLNASIHTGNIFRLSFCRARVVDHFFCDAPPLLALSCSDNYISEMVIFLVVGMNNLFSVLVILISYLFIFITVLRMRSSEGRQKAFSTCASHLTTVSIFYGTGTFMYLQPSANHSMDTDKVASVFYTMVIPMLNPVVYSLRNKEVKSAFKKAIGKAKSSIGFIF